The Sulfuricystis thermophila genome segment CATAGCTGACCAGGCGTGCGATCGGCTTGTGGCCACCGGCGGCCGCCTTTGTGGCATCGGCGAGCACGAGGAAGGCAGCGGCGTCGTTGATGCCCGACGCATTGCCGGCGGTGACCGTGCCGTCCTTCTTGAAGGCGGGCTTCATCTTGGCGAGGCTCTCCATCGTCGTACCTGGCCGTGGATGCTCGTCGGTGTCGAAGACGACCTCACCCTTACGGGTCTTCAGCGTGATCGGCACGATCTGGCTCTTGAAGCGCCCCTCGGCGATCGCCTTGGCAGCCCGCGCCTGCGATTCGACGGCGAAGGCGTCTTGCTCTTCGCGCGTGATGCCGTGTTTGGCCGCCAGATTCTCGGCCGTAATGCCCATGTGACCGGCACCGAACGGGTCGGTCAACACGGCGACCATCGCATCGATGGCCTGGGTGTCGCCCATGCGCGCGCCGGAACGCAGCGCCGGCAAAAGATAAGCACCGCGCGACATCACTTCGACACCACCCCCCACGCCGAAATCGGCATCACCGAGCATGATCGCCTGGGCGACATTGACGATCGCCTGCTGGGCGGAACCGCACAAGCGGTTGACCGCAAAGGCGGTCGAGCTCATCGGCATACCCCCCTGGATCGTCGCCACCCGGGCGACATAGGGATAGCGCGACTCGGTCGGGATCGTGTTACCGACCGCGGCGAAGGTCACCTGATTGGGGTCGACGCCAGCGCGCTCGATCGCGGCCTTGACGACCAGCCCCCCCAGCTCGGCGGGTTCGATGCCGGCGAGCGAGCCACCGAAAGTACCAACAGCCGAACGCACGGCACTGAGAACGACTACTTCCCTGCTTGACATACTCCACTCCTTTTTTGAGATTGAAAGAAACCCGCTCGGGAAACGCTGAAGAAGTCGTCGCGAGCGGCCGGAGGGCAAGGCGCACGGAGCGCAGGATGCGAGACATACCTGGTAGGTAGGCGAGCATCCGAGCACCGCGCAACACCGCCATCCGGTCGCGCAGCAGACTTAATCAGTGTTTCCCTAGCCCACCCAACTTGCCACGGTCAACAGAGCCAGCAACAACAGACACAATACCAATGCGCGCCATACCAGACCGATGGCGCTTTGCAGATGCTCGACGTCGGCTTCGTCGCCGAGTCCGAGCCCCGACCGGGCTGCCCCTTCCTCTTCGAGCGGCAGCGGCTGGCCGAGTCGGATGCCAAGAGCGCCGGCACCGCTGGCGAGCAGGATGCCCGCCGCCGCATCCGGCCATTGTGCTGCCTGCGTGCGCCAGCAATACACCGCATCCTCGAAATCGCCGACGATCGCAAACGTCGTTGCCGTCACGCGCACCGGCAGCCAGTCGAGAACGGCGAAGGCACGGCGGGCAAAGACGCCGAAAGGTGCCTCCGCCTCGGGCACACCGGCCCTGAACCACCAGGCTTCGGCCGTCGTCAGTGCCAGTCGATAAAGCACCGCGCCGGCCGGCCCGAGCACCAGAAACCAGAACAGCGGGGCGAAGACATGACGATGCGAGCTGAGGATGCCCTGCTCGATCGCCAACTGCGCGATCGCGCTCGGCCCGAGACGCTCAGCAGACTGCCCGCGCCACTCGGCGAGCAAATGACGGGCGCGCTCGATCTCGCCCATGCGCAGCGCGAGCTGGATGTCCGTGAAGTAATGGCTGAACTGGCGAAAGCCGAGCAGGAAATAAAGCACCAGCACATCGAAGCCGAAGGCCAGCACGACATGGATGGCCTCCAGCACGTAATGCACGACGAATGTCAGCAGCGCCGGCAGGCCGACCCCGGCGAGCCAAGCGAACATGCCATGACGGACCTCGCCCGCGTTGAAGTGCCGCTCTAGAAAGCGTGCATAGGCGGACAGCATGGCAAACACCTGGGCGGCAGGGGTTGCCCTGAGCTGCTCGAGCACGAGGACGCAGAGAAGGCTGAGAAACGTCATGAAGGCGATTGACAAAGGCTTGTGTCGAAGATATCACACTCGCCTGTGGCCCAGCTTACACGCGGCGAGACAGGACTTCGCGCAGACTGACCAGGATGCTGGCGGTCGCCCCCCAGATGAAATAGCCGCGCCACGGCACCGCCCAGAAGCTGCGCCGCTGCCCATCGACGACAACGGTTTCACGACGGTAATTCGCCGCATCGAGAAAAAACTCCAGCGGCACCTCGAAGACCTCATCCACCTCGAAGTCGTCGAGCCGCAGGTTGAGGGGTGGCGCGACGATCCCGACCACCGGAGTGATGCGGAAACCGGTGGTGGTGAGATGATCCGGCAAGGTGCCGAGCACCTCGAGCTGTCCGGTCTCGATGCCGACCTCTTCGTGGCTTTCCCGCAAGGCCGTGTCAATGGGCGTCGCATCCCGGGACTCGCAACGTCCACCAGGAAAGCTCACCTGCCCGGCATGGTCGCGTAGGTGAGCGGTGCGCTGGGTGAGCAGCACGGTGAGGCCGCTTTCGCGGTCGACGATCGGCACCAGCACGGCCGCCGGGACGAGCGAGGCTTCGGGGACAGGCGGAGTCTTCGTCACCGGCGCCGTCGCTGCCGGAGCGAAGTTGAGCCGCAGCCAGTCGACCGACAAAGGCGCAACGGCCGACATCTCAATAGCGCTGCACCAGCGTCAGCGTGGTCCCGTCGCGGCGCATTTCCATGCGATTGAGGAAGCTCATGCCGAGCAGCACCACCGGCATGTCGTGTTCGTGGACGGTGGCTTCCACGTCGCGCAACGTGATGTTGCCGACCCGGACGCTGCCGAGCCGCACGCGCCAGATGCGCGCGATGCCATTGGCCGTCTGCGTCATGCCCGGGGTTGCATTGCTCAAATCGACGCGCGCCCGGCGTGCATCAGCAGCGCCCAGCGAAACCAAGGTCGCACCGGTATCGACGAGGAAACGCATCGTCTCGCCATTGATGCTGCCGTTGACGAAGAAATGCCCCTGACCATCGGCGGTCAGTACCACCGCGGGCTTTTCGGCCTGCGGCGAGGAAACGACGCTCTGACCGATCTGCATGCGCCGGCGCTTGCCGTCGATCTCGAACACCGCGGCACCGGGTTCGATGGCGACGAGCTTCACCCCCTCGGCAGACCGCTCGCCCAGCGACAACATCTGGCGCCGGCCGCCATCGATCACCACCAGCGCCTTGTCGGCCATCAGGCCGACGAGCGCGATGTCCGACGCCAGTGCGCTGCCGGCGAGGAGACCGAGCAATGCGACGCTACAATGAGCGGATAGTTTTTTTGCGTTCCAGCCAAAATCTCTCATGAAACCCATCGCCATCTTTCGTCACAGTGCCGGGGAAGGTCCCGGCTATTTTGCCACGTTCCTCGATGCGCACGGCATTCCCTGGCGGTTGATTTGCATCGATGCCGGCGAGCCGGTACCGGGGAGTGTGAGCGATTTTTCCGGGCTGTGCCTGATGGGCGGGCCGATGAGCGTCAATGACGACCTACCTTGGATCCCGCCATTGCTCGCGCTGATCCGCGCGGCTGCCGCGGCGGAGATCCCAGTCATCGGCCATTGTCTGGGCGGACAGCTCATCAGCAAGGCGCTCGGCGGGGTGATCACGAAGAACTCGGTCAAGGAACTGGGCTGGGGCGAGGTCACGGTCTGCGACCCTGCGGCCCACGACTGGCTGGGCGACATCGAACGCTTCGAAGCCTTCCACTGGCATGGCGAGACCTTCTCGATCCCGCCCGGCGCGACACGCATCCTGAGAAGCGCCTGGTGCGAAAATCAGGCATTCGTTCTCGGCCCGCATCTGGCCATGCAATGCCATGTCGAGATGACCGAGGCGATGATCCGGCTCTGGAACCGCGCCTGGGCCGACGAGCGTGCCACGCCAGGCCCATCAGTGCAGACGCCGGAAGAAATGTACGAAAACATCGAGGCGCGCCTCGCCGCGATGCGCGTCGCCGCCGATCGGCTCTACACCCGCTGGATCGCCGGCCTGCAGTGAAACTCGGCGCTGGCGAGACGGCATCCAGCCGGCTCAGTCTCGGAAGTTGCCGTAGCTGAGCGGATAGTCGGTGACCGACTTCTTGACCAGCGCGATCGCGGCTTGCAGGTCGTCGCGCTTGGCGCCCGATACGCGCACGGCATCGCCCTGGATGGTCGCCTGCACCTTGAGCTTGCTGTCCTTGATCAGCTTGACGATCTTCTTCGCCAGTTCCTGATCGATGCCGCTCTTGATCTTCAGCTCCTGCTTGGCCTTGTGGCCGGAAACGCTCTCGACTTTGCCGAGCTCGAGCCGCTTGGTGCTCTCGCGTTCCTTCTTCTCCATCTCGGGAAACAGGATGTCCTTGATCTGTCCGAGCTGGAATTCGGAATCGCCCCAGATCGTGATCACCTTGTCCTTTTCGTTGAGTTCGGCCTTCGCGCTGGTGCCCTTGAAGTCGTAACGGTTGCCGATCTGGCGGCCGGCGACATCGACGGCGTTTTTGATCATTACCATGTTGGCTTCGGAAGTGATGTCGAACGACGGCATGGCTTCACCCGCTCATCCGAAGTGGCAAACGTAATGATAGGGCTCGCCCGTCACTTCGATGTCGAACGAGGAGTTGCCGGGCACCCGGAACGATTCGCCCGCCGCGCAGGTTTGCCACTCCCCGCCAGCGATGCGATAGCGGCAGCTGCCGGCAATGGTTTCCATGATCTCCGGCGCGCCGGTATTGAAGGTGAGCGTTGCGGGCAGAATCACGCCGACGCTCTTTTTCGTGCCGTCGGCGAAGATCACCGTGTGACTCACACATTTGCCATCGAAATAGACATTGGCTTTCTTGATCACGGAAACGCCATCGAATTGACTGGACTGGCTCATTGGATTCCCCACATTTTCTGGATGATGCTCTTGGCGACGAAGCCGAGCATGCCGAAGGCGAGCACGAAGAACAGGGCGAAGGTGCCGAGCTTGCCGGCCTTCGAGCGCCAGGCCAGCTCGCCGATGATGAACAGCATGTAGAGCATGAAGGCGCCCAACCCGAAGGTGACGCCGAATTCGGCGATCTGCGACTCGGTGAAGCCAAAGACCGTTGCTTCCATGCTGTCGCCTGGGCTTATTTCCGCGATCGTCCGGCGCGCTTCAGGCGCGCGTTTTCGGCGATACGCATGCGCAGCGCATTGAGCTTGATGAAGCCGCCCGCATCCTTCTGGTCGTAGGCGCCGGCATCGTCCTCGAAGGTGGCGATGGTCGGATCGAACAGCGAATCGGTCTTCGAATCACGCGCCACCACGGCAACCGAGCCTTTGTAGAGCTTGACGCGCACCCAGCCATTGACGTTCTGCTGCGTGTGGTCGATCAGCACCTGCAGGGCCTTCCTCTCCGGGCTCCACCAGTAACCGTTGTAGATCAGACTCGCGTAGCGCGGCATCAGATCATCCTTGAGGTGTGCGACTTCCCGGTCGAGGGTGATCGACTCGATGGCACGATGGGCTTTGAGCAGAATCGTGCCGCCGGGTGTTTCGTAGCAGCCGCGCGACTTCATGCCGACATAGCGGTTTTCGACCAGGTCCAGCCGGCCGATGCCGTGCCTGCCGCCGATCTGGTTCAGGGTGGCGAGCAACTCGTGGGCTTTCATCTTCTTGCCGTCGATCGCGACGAGATCGCCGTGCGCGAATTCGAGCTCAAGGTATTCCGGCTTGTTGGGCGCTTTCTCCGGCGCCACGGTCCAGCGCCACATCGATTCCTCGGCCTCTGCCGACGGATCTTCGAGATGACGGCCCTCATAGGAGATATGCAGCAGGTTCGCATCCATCGAATACGGCGAGCCGCCCTTTTTGTGTTTCATCTCGATCGGGATGCCATTGGCTTCGGCATAGGCGAGCAGCTTCTCGCGCGACAACAGATCCCACTCGCGCCAGGGCGCGATGATCTTGACATTGGGCATCAGCGCATAGGCGCCGAGCTCGAAGCGCACCTGGTCATTGCCCTTGCCGGTGGCGCCATGGGCGATGGCGTCCGCGCCGGTCTTCTTGGCGATCTCGACGAGCCGCTTGGCGATCAGCGGCCGCGCGATCGAGGTGCCGAGCAGATATTCGCCCTCGTAGATCGTGTTGGCGCGGAACATCGGGAAGACGAAATCGCGCACGAACTCCTCGCGCAGATCGTCGATGAAGATGTTCTTCGGTTTGATGCCGAGCTTCAACGCCTTGGCGCGTGCCGGCTCGAGCTCTTCGCCTTGACCGAGATCGGCGGTGAAGGTCACCACCTCGCAGCCGTAGGTGTCCTGCAACCACTTGAGGATGACCGAAGTATCCAGCCCGCCCGAATAGGCCAGCACGACCTTTTTGATGCCCGATTTCGCTTTCGCCATGATGTTCATTCCTTCACCGTGCCCAATACAAGATATTCCAGCAATGCTTTCTGTGCGTGCAGCCGGTTCTCGGCTTCATCCCAGACGACGCTCTGCGGCCCGTCGATCACCTCGGCGGCAACCTCTTCGCCGCGATGTGCCGGCAGGCAGTGCATGAACAGCGCATCTGGCTTCGCCACCCGCATCATCTCGCCATCGACCTGCCAGTCCTTGAACGCCTTCATGCGCGTTTCATTCTCGGCCTCGAAGCCCATCGAGGTCCACACGTCGGTGGTGACGAGATCTGCGCCGCGCGCCGCATCCATCGGGTCGGCGAACTGCTCGAAATGATCGGTGCCGTAAAGTCCGGCGCGCTCGGGCTCGACTTCATAACCCGGCGGTGTGGAGACGTGCACGTTGAAATCGAGCACCTCGGCGGCCTGCAGCCAGGTGTTGCACATGTTGTTCGAGTCACCGATCCAGGCTACCGTCTTGCCCTGGATGCAGCCGCGATGCTCGATGTAGGTGTAGATGTCGGCGAGGATCTGACACGGGTGGTATTCATTGGTGAGACCGTTGATCACCGGCACACGCGAATGACGCGCGAAGCGTTCGATGATCTCCTGCTCGAAAGTGCGGATCATCACCACATCGGACATGCGCGAGATGACCTCGGCGGCGTCTTCCACGGGTTCGCCGCGGCCGAGCTGCGAGTCACGCGTATTGAGGTAAATCGCCGAGCCGCCGAGCTGCTGCATGCCGGCTTCGAAAGAAAGACGCGTGCGCGTGCTCGCCTTCTCGAAGATCATCACCAGTGTGCGGTCCTCGAGCGGCCAGTATTTCTGGTAGGACTTGAAGCGCTGCTTGATGATGCGCGTGCGCTCGAACAGATACTCGAACTCGGTGCGGGAAAAATCCTTGAACTGCAAGAAGTGTCTCGGCTTGTGCATCACGACTCCTCAGCCGGCCAGGAAATGCCGCACCACCGCGACGAGCTTGTCCACCAGCTCATCGGCCTCCGCATCGCTCATCACCAGCGGCGGCAGCAGGCGGATCACCTTTTCGGCGGTGACGTTGATCAGAATGCCGGCTTCCAGACCGGCAGCCACCAGGGCCGCGCACGGACGATCGAGCTCGATGCCGAGCATCAGGCCTTTGCCGCGGATGCCAACGACGCCGCCGATCCCCTTAAGCCCCGCCGCGATGCGCTCCTGCATCCGCGCGCCCAATGCCGCAGCGCGCGCGGGCAGATCCTCGTCTTCGAGCACCGTCAGGGTCGTCAGGGCGGCGACGCAGGCGAGCGGATTGCCGCCGAAGGTAGAACCGTGGTTGCCCGGCTTGAAGACGCCGTTCGCCCGCCCGGCGGTCAGACAGGCGCCGACGGGAACGCCGGAGCCCAGGCCCTTCGCCAGCGTCATCACGTCGGGCAGGATGCCGGCATGCTGGAAGGCGAACCACTGGCCAGTGCGACCGATACCGCATTGCACTTCGTCGAGCATCAGGAGCCAACCCTGCGCGTCGCAGATCTGCCTCAAGCCACGCAGGAACTCGTCATGACAGACGTTGATGCCGCCCTCACCCTGTACCGGCTCGAACAGCACGGCGACGACGTTGCGGTTGTTCGCCGCCACCTGCTCGATCGCCGCCAGATCGTCGAAGGGCACGCGCACGAAACCTGGCACAAGAGGTTCGAAACCCGCCTGCACCTTGCGGTTGCCGGTGGCGGAAAGCGTCGCCAGGGTACGGCCGTGGAAGGACTGTTCCATGACGATGATCGCCGGTTGCTCGATCCCCTTGCCGTGGCCATAGAGCCGCGCCAGCTTGATCGCCGCTTCGTTCGCCTCGCAGCCGGAATTGCAGAAAAAGACCTCGTCCATGCCGGAAAGCCGCGCCAGGCGTTCGGCCAACTGCTCCTGCTCGATCACCCGATACAGATTCGAGACGTGGATCAGGCGATGCACCTGTCGTTCGAGCGCCGCCGTGAGGCGGGGGTGATTGTGACCAAGGGTATTGACCGCGATGCCGGCGATGCCATCGAGGTAGCTCTTCCCATGCTCGTCGAAGAGGCGGCAACCTTCGCCATGGGTGAAGGCGATGGGCTGCCGGGCATAGTTGTTCATCAGGTGCGACATGTTCCGCTCCGCGGTTGCAAACAGGGAAACGTCATCCGCAAAAAGCGACGGCGGCCCGTGCGGCCGCCGTGCTTTCTTACTGCGGGGAATCGATCATAAGTGAAAATCGACAGGCTGTGTAGCCTCGTCTTTCGATCCGCCCATAAACCCAGATTGTCCATTAGACCGGGCTGATGCGCGATGAGCATGCGAAACGGTCATTTCATCGCCCTACACGGCGGCTTTCGGGCTGCGGGCGGCATCTTCGCGCCCCCGCTCCTCGCCAATAGACACCGTTATTGGCTCGTCGCGCGGACGCAAACCTGCTCGCCCTCGCCTGCGAAACCCGCTCGTGTTCCAATGGACAATCTGGGATAAAAAACGCGCGGACGCCCATTCGACGCCCACGCGATTCTTTGCGATGCCTGCCGGGCTCAGAGCGCCTTGATCGCGGCGGAAAGACGACTCTTGTGACGCGCGGCGGCGTTCTTGTGGATGATCTTCTTGTCGGCGATCGAATCGATGATGCGCTGCGATTCCTTGAAGATCGCCTGGGCGGACGCCTTGTCGCCGGCGGCGACGGCCTTGCGCACCTTCTTGATCGCGGTGCGCAGCCGGGAACGCAGGCTCATGTTGTGGGCGCGGCGCTTGATCGCCTGGAGGGCGCGTTTGCGGGCTTGTGCGGTATTGGCCATGAAACGTTGCTCGATGGATGTTCGGAAAGGCGCGGATTATAGGAGCACTCGCACGCGGATGCAAGAAGCCAGTGCGAGCCTGTAACATCCGCCCCATGAACCTATTACGCACCCTGGCCACCGTGAGCAGCCTGACGCTGCTGTCGCGCATTCTCGGCTTCGTGCGCGATTTCGTGATCGCCCGCGCCTTCGGCGCCGGAATGTTCACCGATGCCTTCTTCGTCGCCTTCCGGCTGCCCAATCTGCTGCGCCGCATGTTCGCCGAGGGCGCCTTCTCACAGGCCTTCGTGCCCATGC includes the following:
- a CDS encoding acetyl-CoA C-acyltransferase family protein; this translates as MSSREVVVLSAVRSAVGTFGGSLAGIEPAELGGLVVKAAIERAGVDPNQVTFAAVGNTIPTESRYPYVARVATIQGGMPMSSTAFAVNRLCGSAQQAIVNVAQAIMLGDADFGVGGGVEVMSRGAYLLPALRSGARMGDTQAIDAMVAVLTDPFGAGHMGITAENLAAKHGITREEQDAFAVESQARAAKAIAEGRFKSQIVPITLKTRKGEVVFDTDEHPRPGTTMESLAKMKPAFKKDGTVTAGNASGINDAAAFLVLADATKAAAGGHKPIARLVSYAIAGVPNDVMGEGPIPSSKVALQRAGLNLDQMDVIESNEAFAVQSLTVMKGLGLDPVKTNPNGGAIALGHPVGATGAVIITKLLHELIRINGRYGMATMCIGGGQGITTIWERL
- a CDS encoding CobD/CbiB family protein gives rise to the protein MTFLSLLCVLVLEQLRATPAAQVFAMLSAYARFLERHFNAGEVRHGMFAWLAGVGLPALLTFVVHYVLEAIHVVLAFGFDVLVLYFLLGFRQFSHYFTDIQLALRMGEIERARHLLAEWRGQSAERLGPSAIAQLAIEQGILSSHRHVFAPLFWFLVLGPAGAVLYRLALTTAEAWWFRAGVPEAEAPFGVFARRAFAVLDWLPVRVTATTFAIVGDFEDAVYCWRTQAAQWPDAAAGILLASGAGALGIRLGQPLPLEEEGAARSGLGLGDEADVEHLQSAIGLVWRALVLCLLLLALLTVASWVG
- a CDS encoding CoA pyrophosphatase, producing MSAVAPLSVDWLRLNFAPAATAPVTKTPPVPEASLVPAAVLVPIVDRESGLTVLLTQRTAHLRDHAGQVSFPGGRCESRDATPIDTALRESHEEVGIETGQLEVLGTLPDHLTTTGFRITPVVGIVAPPLNLRLDDFEVDEVFEVPLEFFLDAANYRRETVVVDGQRRSFWAVPWRGYFIWGATASILVSLREVLSRRV
- a CDS encoding retropepsin-like aspartic protease family protein; the encoded protein is MLGLLAGSALASDIALVGLMADKALVVIDGGRRQMLSLGERSAEGVKLVAIEPGAAVFEIDGKRRRMQIGQSVVSSPQAEKPAVVLTADGQGHFFVNGSINGETMRFLVDTGATLVSLGAADARRARVDLSNATPGMTQTANGIARIWRVRLGSVRVGNITLRDVEATVHEHDMPVVLLGMSFLNRMEMRRDGTTLTLVQRY
- a CDS encoding type 1 glutamine amidotransferase, which codes for MKPIAIFRHSAGEGPGYFATFLDAHGIPWRLICIDAGEPVPGSVSDFSGLCLMGGPMSVNDDLPWIPPLLALIRAAAAAEIPVIGHCLGGQLISKALGGVITKNSVKELGWGEVTVCDPAAHDWLGDIERFEAFHWHGETFSIPPGATRILRSAWCENQAFVLGPHLAMQCHVEMTEAMIRLWNRAWADERATPGPSVQTPEEMYENIEARLAAMRVAADRLYTRWIAGLQ
- a CDS encoding YajQ family cyclic di-GMP-binding protein encodes the protein MPSFDITSEANMVMIKNAVDVAGRQIGNRYDFKGTSAKAELNEKDKVITIWGDSEFQLGQIKDILFPEMEKKERESTKRLELGKVESVSGHKAKQELKIKSGIDQELAKKIVKLIKDSKLKVQATIQGDAVRVSGAKRDDLQAAIALVKKSVTDYPLSYGNFRD
- a CDS encoding pyrimidine/purine nucleoside phosphorylase; translated protein: MSQSSQFDGVSVIKKANVYFDGKCVSHTVIFADGTKKSVGVILPATLTFNTGAPEIMETIAGSCRYRIAGGEWQTCAAGESFRVPGNSSFDIEVTGEPYHYVCHFG
- a CDS encoding DUF2788 domain-containing protein, which translates into the protein MEATVFGFTESQIAEFGVTFGLGAFMLYMLFIIGELAWRSKAGKLGTFALFFVLAFGMLGFVAKSIIQKMWGIQ
- a CDS encoding argininosuccinate synthase is translated as MAKAKSGIKKVVLAYSGGLDTSVILKWLQDTYGCEVVTFTADLGQGEELEPARAKALKLGIKPKNIFIDDLREEFVRDFVFPMFRANTIYEGEYLLGTSIARPLIAKRLVEIAKKTGADAIAHGATGKGNDQVRFELGAYALMPNVKIIAPWREWDLLSREKLLAYAEANGIPIEMKHKKGGSPYSMDANLLHISYEGRHLEDPSAEAEESMWRWTVAPEKAPNKPEYLELEFAHGDLVAIDGKKMKAHELLATLNQIGGRHGIGRLDLVENRYVGMKSRGCYETPGGTILLKAHRAIESITLDREVAHLKDDLMPRYASLIYNGYWWSPERKALQVLIDHTQQNVNGWVRVKLYKGSVAVVARDSKTDSLFDPTIATFEDDAGAYDQKDAGGFIKLNALRMRIAENARLKRAGRSRK
- the argF gene encoding ornithine carbamoyltransferase; translated protein: MHKPRHFLQFKDFSRTEFEYLFERTRIIKQRFKSYQKYWPLEDRTLVMIFEKASTRTRLSFEAGMQQLGGSAIYLNTRDSQLGRGEPVEDAAEVISRMSDVVMIRTFEQEIIERFARHSRVPVINGLTNEYHPCQILADIYTYIEHRGCIQGKTVAWIGDSNNMCNTWLQAAEVLDFNVHVSTPPGYEVEPERAGLYGTDHFEQFADPMDAARGADLVTTDVWTSMGFEAENETRMKAFKDWQVDGEMMRVAKPDALFMHCLPAHRGEEVAAEVIDGPQSVVWDEAENRLHAQKALLEYLVLGTVKE
- a CDS encoding aspartate aminotransferase family protein, with the translated sequence MSHLMNNYARQPIAFTHGEGCRLFDEHGKSYLDGIAGIAVNTLGHNHPRLTAALERQVHRLIHVSNLYRVIEQEQLAERLARLSGMDEVFFCNSGCEANEAAIKLARLYGHGKGIEQPAIIVMEQSFHGRTLATLSATGNRKVQAGFEPLVPGFVRVPFDDLAAIEQVAANNRNVVAVLFEPVQGEGGINVCHDEFLRGLRQICDAQGWLLMLDEVQCGIGRTGQWFAFQHAGILPDVMTLAKGLGSGVPVGACLTAGRANGVFKPGNHGSTFGGNPLACVAALTTLTVLEDEDLPARAAALGARMQERIAAGLKGIGGVVGIRGKGLMLGIELDRPCAALVAAGLEAGILINVTAEKVIRLLPPLVMSDAEADELVDKLVAVVRHFLAG
- the rpsT gene encoding 30S ribosomal protein S20; this translates as MANTAQARKRALQAIKRRAHNMSLRSRLRTAIKKVRKAVAAGDKASAQAIFKESQRIIDSIADKKIIHKNAAARHKSRLSAAIKAL